In a genomic window of Festucalex cinctus isolate MCC-2025b chromosome 11, RoL_Fcin_1.0, whole genome shotgun sequence:
- the pikfyve gene encoding 1-phosphatidylinositol 3-phosphate 5-kinase isoform X6: MRPDFLQPLLQPGDPRKVHGLHRRLASLEPRTPVGGRKASRNIFLEEDLTWQSMMHQETQKSGLPSRLATLQEDVGKSPTRKRSASVSNLSLDRSGSMVPSYDSSVSPPTTRALSGAKSVTKLDHSEEERKNILDSSQLKDLWKKICHNNTGMEFQDHRYWLRTYPNCIVGKELVNWLLRTGTISNRAQAIAIGQALVDGRWLDCITHNDQLFRDEYALYRPLQSTEFSETPSPDSDSVNSVEGHSEPSWFKDIKFDDSDTEQLADESDYNISSSANHSKRTSVSSSQSVVDSDSAASISLNMEHNNVNFHIKKQSKYPHVPPTAEQKAEFLMSGDGEQNILISDAFIKESLFNRRVEEKAKEMLFTPLGWHHSSLDQLREENGEKKAMERLLSANHSHMMALLQQLLYSESLSLSWRDIIVPVVRQVVQTVRPDVRNCDDDMDIRQLVHIKKIPGGRKFDSTVVNGFVCTKNIAHKKMNSYIKNPKILLLKCSIEYLYREETKFTCIEPIVLQEREFLKNYVQRIVDVRPNLVLVEKTVSRIAQDMLLEHGITLVINVKPQVLDRVSRMTQGDLVMSMDQLLTKPRLGTCHKFFMQPFTLANDDVKTLMFFEGCATHLGCSIKLRGASEYELARVKEIIMMMVCVAYHSQLEISFLMDEFAMPPSLAQSASFPCLLDGVPPKGEANADQTDEESHDTTVRTSDDDCATLGHPEDDVFPPGMEISQDRPRSSASSVHSEEAGIKETITSSPFSGPPAPPLSVSPPFLMEEDQQLATNTFSRSPDDNTSEQGNQEREELESTEYKGSEMSTPRLFRDPLQDDTGLFVAEQVTSTDDRLKSISAVFKQELKDIILCISPFITFREPFLLTAAGMHCPSRDYFPEKVYLSPLLNKDFKELDGRRKRQLLKDSASSSLVGSQTNGVAPVKPVDVLPCHGLTSTRMVEQLSSSHDLANMLAEYRAKGGRIRQREASDPFSAASGVGLVNGHNRTEETPSPPIKGPVKADSEDDKPSKQSEMSLAPKMDCLTPVNHQRLCVLFSSSSAQSSNAPNPCVSPWIVTMEFYGKNDLSLGVFLERYCFRSSYQCPSIFCETPMVHHIRRFVHGNGCVQIVLKELDSPVPGYQHTILNYSWCRVCKQVTPVVPLSNDSWSMSFAKYLELHFYGHQYTRRANAEPCGHSIHKDYHQYFSYNQMVASFSYTSVRLLEISLPRPKIFIRNLGPSKAILQQDLKDFSQKVTQVYLAIDDRLTSLKTETFSKTREEKMEDLFAQKDMEEAELRSWIEKLQARLQACGLDSPQQLQAVLESLVVKKQSLCEMLQSWNSRLQDLFQQEKGRKRLSVPPSPGRHRQAAADDSKSTVDSSPRNPSPVVQNGDKEDRHLNTLPSTSSSSTALLSPAESAAEPNTPGPSSTEPDSVSIPEDVFDGHLLGSTDSQVKEKSTMKAILANFLPGNSYNSIPFPFDPDKHYLMYEHERVPIAVCEKEPSSIIAFALSCKEYKTALDDLSKASNTGADEVSQANSSGEGRVKGSPARLGDSSAQSRSSTDGDPLKDADVADKQKKQSQNPHIELQFSDANAKFYCRIYYADEFHRMREEILESAEEDFVRSLSHCVNWQARGGKSGAVFYATEDDRFILKQMPRLEVQSFLDFAPHYFTYITGAVQQKRPTALAKILGVYRIGYKNSQNNTEKKLDLLVMENLFYGRKMAQVFDLKGSLRNRNVKTDSGKESCEVVLLDENLLKLIYDNPLYIRSHCKSVLRAAIHSDAYFLSSHLIIDYSLLVGRDDATDQLVVGIIDYIRTFTWDKRLEMVVKSTGILGGQGKMPTVVSPELYRARFCEAMDKYFLMVPDHWTGLGVNC; this comes from the exons CATGATGCATCAAGAAACACAGAAGAGCGGTCTCCCTTCCAGACTAGCTACACTGCAAGAGGATGTGGGTAAATCTCCCACAAGGAAGAG GTCTGCCAGCGTCTCTAACCTGTCTCTGGACCGCTCTGGATCCATGGTGCCGTCATACGACAGCTCGGTCAGCCCGCCCACCACTCGAGCTTTGTCGGGCGCCAAGAGTGTCACCAAGCTGGACCATAGCGAGGAGGAGAGGAAGAACATTCTG GACTCATCGCAACTTAAGGACCTGTGGAAGAAAATCTGCCACAACAACACAGGCATGGAGTTCCAGGACCACAGGTACTGGCTGAGGACCTACCCCAACTGTATTGTGGGAAAGGAGCTGGTGAATTGGCTGCTGAGGACCGGCACCATTTCCAACAG GGCGCAGGCAATCGCCATTGGCCAGGCCTTGGTTGACGGCCGCTGGCTGGACTGCATCACGCACAACGACCAGCTGTTCAGAGACGAGTACGCCCTTTATCGCCCCCTGCAA AGCACAGAGTTCTCAGAAACACCGTCTCCAGACAGCGACAGCGTCAACTCAGTAGAGGGCCATTCTGAGCCGTCCTGGTTTAAGGACATCAAGTTTGATGACAGTGACACGGAGCAGCTTGCAGATGAGTCAGACTACAACATATCAA GTTCTGCAAACCATAGCAAGAGGACGTCCGTCAGCAGCTCCCAGTCCGTGGTGGACAGTGACTCAGCTGCCTCCATCAGCCTCAACATGGAGCACAACAACGTCAACTTCCATATTAAGAAGCAGTCCAAATATCCACATGTGCCTCCCACTGCTGAACAGAAAG CGGAATTTCTAATGTCAGGGGACGGAGAACAGAACATCTTGATCAGCGATGCTTTCATCAAAG AGTCCTTGTTCAACCGGCGTGTGGAGGAGAAAGCTAAAGAGATGTTGTTCACGCCTCTGGGTTGGCACCACAGCTCCCTAGACCAGCTCCGAGAGGAGAACGGAGAGAAGAAGGCCATGGAGAGGCTTCT CTCTGCCAATCACAGTCACATGATGGCACTGCTGCAGCAGCTCCTGTACAGCGAGTCACTGTCGCTGTCCTGGCGGGACATCATCGTGCCTGTTGTCCGCCAGGTGGTACAGACGGTGCGGCCGGATGTCCGTAACTGCGACGACGACATGGACATCAGGCAGTTAGTCCACATTAAGAAG ATTCCTGGAGGGAGAAAATTTGATTCGACTGTGGTAAATGGCTTTGTATGCACCAAGAACATCGCCCACAAAAAG aTGAATTCCTACATCAAGAACCCCAAAATCCTGCTGCTGAAGTGCTCCATCGAATATCTTTACAGGGAAGAAACTAAGTTTACCTGCATCGAGCCCATTGTGCTGCAG GAGCGAGAGTTTTTGAAGAATTATGTTCAGCGTATAGTGGACGTCCGTCCAAACCTGGTGCTCGTCGAGAAGACGGTGTCTCGTATCGCTCAGGACATGCTGCTCGAGCATGGAATCACATTGGTGATCAACGTCAAACCG CAAGTGTTGGACCGAGTGAGTCGAATGACCCAAGGGGACTTAGTTATGTCCATGGATCAGCTGCTGACCAAGCCTCGTCTGGGCACCTGCCACAAATTTTTCATGCAGCCCTTCACCCTGGCCAACG ATGATGTCAAGACGCTGATGTTCTTCGAAGGCTGCGCTACTCACCTGGGCTGCTCCATCAAGCTGCGTGGCGCCTCAGAGTACGAGCTGGCCCGTGTGAAGGAGATCATCATGATGATGGTGTGCGTGGCCTACCACTCGCAGCTGGAGATCTCTTTCCTCATGGACGAGTTTGCCATGCCGCCCAGCTTGGCCCAGAGCGCCTCCTTCCCCTGCCTCCTGGATGGCGTGCCCCCCAAGGGCGAGGCCAATGCCGACCAGACGGACGAGGAGAGCCACGACACAACTGTGAGAACGTCTGATGATGATTGCGCAACGCTTGGACATCCAGAGGATGACGTATTTCCCCCTGGAATGGAAATCAGCCAGGACCGTCCAAGGTCATCGGCTTCGTCTGTCCACAGTGAAGAAGCTGGAATCAAAGAGACTATAACTTCTTCACCGTTTTCCGgccctcctgctcctcctctgTCAGTATCTCCGCCGTTTCTCATGGAGGAAGATCAGCAGCTGGCAACAAACACATTCAGCAGGTCCCCTGATGATAACACATCAGAGCAAGGAAACCAGGAAAGGGAAGAGTTGGAAAGCACCGAGTATAAGGGATCAGAAATGTCGACACCCAGGTTGTTCCGAGACCCCCTGCAGGACGACACGGGCTTGTTTGTGGCAGAGCAGGTGACGTCAACCGATGACCGCCTGAAGTCCATCTCTGCTGTCTTCAAGCAAGAACTGAAGGACATCATCTTGTGTATCTCGCCCTTCATTACGTTTCGAGAACCTTTTCTCCTCACAGCTGCAGGCATGCACTGCCCCAGCAGGGATTACTTCCCTGAAAAG GTCTACCTGTCCCCCCTCCTCAACAAGGACTTCAAAGAACTGGATGGGCGTCGGAAACGGCAGCTCCTCAAAGACTCGGCATCCTCCTCACTAGTCGGCAGTCAGACCAACGGTGTCGCTCCAGTGAAACCCGTCGACGTCCTCCCGTGCCACGGCCTCACCAGCACCCGTATGGTCGAGCAACTGAGCAGCAGCCATGACCTCGCCAATATGCTGGCAGAATACAGGGCAAAGGGAGGGCGAATTCGGCAGAGGGAAGCCAGTGACCCCTTCAGTGCCGCCAGTGGGGTCGGTCTGGTGAATGGCCACAACAGGACTGAGGAGACGCCGTCGCCACCTATCAAGGGTCCGGTGAAGGCTGATAGTGAAGATGATAAACCAAGCAAGCAGAGCGAGATGAGCTTAGCCCCTAAG ATGGACTGTCTCACACCTGTCAATCATCAGCGACTGTGCGTGCTCTTCAGCAGCTCCTCAGCTCAGTCCAGCAATGCCCCAAACCCCTGCGTCAGCCCCTG GATTGTCACCATGGAGTTCTACGGAAAGAATGACCTCTCACTTGGTGTTTTCTTGGAGAGATACTGTTTCAG ATCATCTTACCAGTGTCCCAGCATATTCTGTGAGACTCCCATGGTGCACCACATCCGCCGCTTTGTGCACGGCAATGGCTGTGTGCAGATTGTGCTGAAGGAGCTCGACTCCCCAGTTCCCGGTTATCAGCACACTATTCTCAACTACTCGTGGTGCCGCGTCTGCAAACAG GTGACCCCTGTGGTGCCGCTATCCAATGACTCATGGTCAATGTCTTTTGCCAAGTACTTGGAGCTGCACTTCTATGGCCATCAGTACACCAGGCGGGCCAATGCAGAGCCCTGTGGGCACTCCATCCACAAAGATTACCACCAGTACTTCTCCTACAACCAGATGGTGGCATCCTTCAG CTACACTTCTGTGAGGCTGTTGGAGATTAGTCTTCCCCGTCCCAAAATTTTCATCAGGAATCTGGGGCCTTCCAAAGCCATCCTACAGCAGGACCTGAAAGACTTTTCCCAAAA AGTAACGCAGGTCTACTTGGCCATTGACGACCGCCTCACCTCTCTGAAAACTGAGACCTTCAGTAAGACACGAGAGGAGAAGATGGAGGACCTCTTTGCCCAGAAAGAT atggaggaggcggagctgcgCAGCTGGATAGAGAAGCTCCAAGCGCGACTTCAGGCCTGCGGCCTGGATTCGCCTCAGCAGCTCCAGGCAGTGCTCGAGTCCCTCGTGGTGAAGAAGCAGAGCCTCTGCGAGATGCTGCAGTCGTGGAACAGCAG GCTGCAAGACTTGTTCCAGCAGGAGAAAGGCCGCAAGCGTCTGTCGGTGCCCCCGAGCCCTGGCCGCCACCGGCAGGCCGCCGCCGATGACAGCAAG AGCACTGTGGACTCCTCACCACGTAATCCCTCGCCAGTGGTGCAGAATGGCGACAAAG AGGACCGTCACCTCAACACACTGCCATCAACATCCTCATCCTCCACCGCGTTGCTGTCGCCTGCGGAATCTGCAGCCGAGCCCAACACGCCCGGCCCCTCCTCCACAGAGCCGGACTCTGTCAGCATCCCAGAAG ATGTGTTTGACGGACACTTGCTGGGTTCCACTGATAGTCAGGTGAAGGAGAAGTCCACCATGAAGGCTATTCTAGCAAATTTCCTGCCGGGTAACAGCTACAACTCTATTCCCTTCCCATT TGACCCAGACAAGCATTACCTGATGTACGAACATGAACGGGTGCCCATTGCCGTGTGTGAGAAGGAGCCGAGCTCAATCATCGCCTTTGCACTCAG CTGCAAGGAGTACAAAACCGCGCTGGATGATTTGTCGAAGGCGTCCAACACAGGAGCGGACGAGGTGTCACAGGCCAACAG TAGCGGCGAGGGGCGAGTCAAGGGCAGCCCGGCCCGGCTCGGCGACTCATCCGCGCAGAGCCGCAGCAGTACAGACGGCGACCCGCTCA AAGACGCTGATGTGGCCGATAAACAAAAGAAGCAGTCTCAGAATCCACATATCGAGCTGC AATTCTCAGACGCCAACGCCAAGTTCTACTGTCGCATCTACTACGCCGACGAGTTCCACAGGATGCGGGAAGAGATCTTGGAGAGTGCCGAGGAGGATTTTGTGCGCTCTCTGTCTCACTGCGtcaattggcaggcacgtggcgGAAAGTCTGGAGCTGTCTTCTATGCCACCGAAG ATGACCGCTTCATCCTGAAGCAGATGCCCAGACTGGAAGTCCAGTCCTTCCTGGACTTTGCTCCTCACTACTTCACCTACATCACCGGAGCGGTGCAGCAGAAA AGGCCGACTGCCCTGGCGAAGATCCTCGGCGTTTACCGCATCGGTTACAAGAACTCTCAGAACAACACTGAGAAGAAACTGGATCTTCTTGTAATGGAAAATCTTTTCTATGGACGCAAGATGGCTCAG GTGTTCGACCTGAAGGGGTCGCTGCGAAACCGCAACGTGAAGACGGACTCAGGTAAGGAGAGCTGCGAGGTGGTGCTGCTGGACGAGAACCTGCTCAAGCTCATCTACGACAACCCGCTGTACATCCGCTCGCACTGCAAGTCGGTGCTGCGCGCCGCCATCCACAGCGACGCCTACTTCCTGTCCAGCCACCTCATCATCGACTACTCGCTGCTGGTGGGACGCGACGACGCCACCGATCAGCTGGTGGTCGGGATCATCG ATTACATCAGGACTTTCACTTGGGATAAAAGGCTGGAGATGGTCGTCAAATCCACTGGAATTCTGGGAGGTCAAG GAAAGATGCCGACGGTGGTGTCGCCCGAGTTGTACCGCGCCCGCTTCTGCGAGGCAATGGACAAGTACTTCCTCATGGTGCCCGACCATTGGACGGGGTTGGGGGTCAACTGCTGA